From Ictidomys tridecemlineatus isolate mIctTri1 chromosome 2, mIctTri1.hap1, whole genome shotgun sequence, the proteins below share one genomic window:
- the Epm2aip1 gene encoding EPM2A-interacting protein 1, whose translation MWMTPKRSKMEVDEALVFRPEWTQRYLVVEPPEGDGALCLVCRRLVASTRERDVRRHYEAEHEYYERYVAEGDRAALVERLRQGDMSLSTLLTPEEKAARAGLGLCRLLALKGRGWAEGDFVHQCMEILLKEVLPEHVGVLQRINLSPEITRQRILSIDSNLRCQLFNRARQFKAYSLALDDQAFVAYENYLLVFIRGVGHDLEVQEDLLTIINLTHHFSVGALMSAILESLQRAGLSLQRMVGLTTTHTLRMIGENSGLVSYMREKAVSPNCWNVIHYSGFLHLELLSSYDIDINQIVNTISEWIVLIKTRGVRRPEFQSLLTESESEHGERINGRCLNNWLRRGKSLKLIFSLRKEIEAFLVSVGATTVHFTDKQWLCDFGFLVDVMNYLQELSEELQTSKVFAASAFDHICTFESKLNLFQRHIEEKNLTDFPAFKEVVDELKQQYKEDQKIFDPDRYQMVISRLQKDFERHFKDLRFIKKDLELFSNPFNFKPEYAPISVRVELTKLQANTSLWNEYRVKTLGQFYAGLPAESYPIIKGVAYKVASLFDSNQICEKAFSYLTRNQHTLSQPLTDEHLQALFRVATTEMVPSWDDLVRGINEANL comes from the coding sequence ATGTGGATGACGCCCAAAAGGAGCAAGATGGAAGTCGACGAGGCTCTTGTTTTCCGGCCCGAATGGACCCAGCGTTACTTGGTGGTGGAACCTCCAGAGGGCGATGGGGCCCTGTGCTTGGTCTGTCGCCGCCTTGTCGCTTCTACCCGCGAACGTGACGTCAGGCGCCACTACGAGGCGGAACACGAATACTATGAGCGGTATGTGGCGGAGGGCGATCGCGCGGCCTTGGTGGAGCGTCTGCGTCAGGGCGACATGTCGTTGAGCACCTTGCTCACTCCAGAGGAGAAAGCTGCTCGTGCAGGCCTCGGGCTCTGTCGCCTGTTGGCCTTGAAGGGTCGCGGCTGGGCTGAGGGGGACTTTGTACACCAGTGCATGGAGATATTGCTAAAAGAGGTACTGCCGGAGCATGTAGGCGTCTTGCAAAGAATTAATCTGTCTCCAGAGATCACAAGGCAGAGGATTCTGAGCATTGACAGTAATCTACGTTGTCAGCTTTTTAACCGAGCCAGACAATTTAAAGCCTATTCTCTTGCCTTGGACGACCAGGCTTTTGTGGCCTATGAGAACTATCTCCTGGTCTTTATTCGTGGCGTGGGCCATGATTTGGAGGTGCAGGAAGACCTTCTGACCATAATCAACCTGACTCATCACTTCAGTGTTGGTGCACTCATGTCGGCCATTCTGgagtctttgcagagagcagggcttaGCTTGCAGCGAATGGTTGGACTGACCACGACGCACACTTTGAGAATGATTGGTGAGAACTCAGGACTGGTCTCATACATGAGAGAAAAGGCCGTGAGTCCCAACTGTTGGAATGTTATCCACTATTCAGGATTTCTTCACTTGGAACTGTTGAGCTCTTATGACATAGATATTAATCAGATCGTAAATACCATATCAGAATGGATAGTTTTAATTAAGACCAGAGGCGTTAGGCGACCCGAGTTTCAGTCTTTACTAACTGAATCTGAGTCAGAGCATGGTGAAAGGATTAATGGACGATGTCTGAACAACTGGCTTAGAAGagggaaatctttaaaattaatattttcattacgAAAAGAAATAGAAGCATTCTTGGTTTCAGTAGGGGCAACAACAGTCCATTTCACAGACAAGCAATGGCTTTGTGACTTTGGCTTTTTGGTGGATGTTATGAACTACCTTCAAGAACTCAGTGAAGAATTGCAAACTAGTAAAGTCTTTGCTGCTTCTGCCTTTGACCACATTTGTACTTTTGAAAGTAAGCTGAATTTATTTCAGagacatattgaagaaaaaaatctaacagaCTTTCCTGCTTTCAAAGAAGTTGTTGATGAGCTTAAACAGCAATATAAGGAAGATCAAAAAATATTTGATCCCGACAGATATCAAATGGTGATCTCTCGTCTGCAGAAAGATTTTGAGAGACATTTTAAGGACCTAAGATTCATCAAAAAGGACTTAGAACTTTTTTCAAATCCATTTAACTTTAAACCCGAATATGCACCTATTTCAGTAAGAGTGGAGCTGACAAAACTTCAGGCAAATACTAGCCTTTGGAATGAATATAGAGTCAAAACCCTGGGACAGTTCTATGCTGGATTGCCTGCTgaatcttacccaattatcaaAGGGGTTGCCTATAAGGTGGCATCCTTGTTCGATAGTAACCAAATCTGTGAAAAGGCTTTTTCTTATCTGACTCGAAACCAACACACTTTGAGCCAGCCACTGACAGATGAGCATCTTCAAGCCCTGTTTCGGGTTGCCACAACTGAAATGGTTCCCAGTTGGGATGATCTTGTGAGAGGAATAAATGAAGCTAATCTATAA